From the genome of Geobacter sp. SVR, one region includes:
- a CDS encoding phage tail fiber protein, giving the protein MAYAAANHRGDGTTRTFTVPFSYISRSYVKVYLDGIPTNDFVWLNDTQIQLLVAPNSGVAIAIKRETPIEQRAASFASVPAIDPADFDKNTDQLLNSLQERLYVTETLEERSIKVPIGEQSDDMDVTEYANRAGKVLGFNSFGKLICMATNFVTSTGAFGNPWADIRGYSNINLAIMALGGTEIQLLVHGVQTLTSSLTVPANIELKVGIGGLITIPNGMTLTINGPFSSGLNRCFNCIGTGKVVFGNGSVTEVYPDWWDVNSIPGVTDMTLAFTKALASGAVLRIPKSTYYLSGPATYTGTVTIIGMGEQSKIISDTTVFRIESGTNSYIGNIWMENKTAPFLIVRDPNNWAAPPTFQTTNDEIGWQPTVNDYDIWDSLTTEQQNQNIGPVISFHGDASNIEVEQITGRFVSVILESATNSTVKNCNFRAGKNWAGGIVFWNADSIQGNHNRVINNVVRYPSFNGIGFLRNFDGLAQGNLVNNAGESGIKLWSFSHNGTLSGHSVFCYNMLISNNRVQFSWFDGFDMNSDYGTTTVQEYRNMITNNKSMYNARTGFCTSGEHCCYNGNYSKHNGTFGMAFFSVNNSLIEGNYLENNGLLLATPAVWHELLVVGTGNMITGNRIERDHVYSGNGIEDASGSNFITNNVAINATINILVNSFKSGNRSTTDLISSANITGKDANDIKDVGTYCGFSVTNAPSGFGGWIALTVIGNGSDFIVQTAIRQDNLSSKTRMGSIGGTWTAWT; this is encoded by the coding sequence ATGGCTTACGCAGCGGCTAACCACAGGGGGGATGGAACTACAAGAACCTTTACCGTCCCCTTCAGTTACATCTCCAGATCATACGTAAAGGTCTACCTGGATGGGATACCCACCAATGACTTTGTGTGGCTGAATGACACTCAGATTCAATTGCTTGTTGCTCCTAATTCTGGTGTAGCTATTGCCATCAAACGGGAAACCCCTATAGAACAGAGAGCTGCTTCTTTTGCTAGTGTTCCAGCAATAGATCCGGCTGACTTTGACAAGAATACCGACCAGCTTCTGAACTCTCTCCAAGAGAGACTCTATGTTACTGAAACGCTTGAGGAACGCTCCATCAAGGTTCCAATAGGGGAACAGAGTGATGATATGGATGTGACAGAATATGCAAATAGAGCCGGAAAGGTATTAGGGTTTAATTCTTTCGGTAAATTGATTTGTATGGCTACAAATTTTGTTACTTCAACTGGCGCTTTTGGTAATCCTTGGGCAGACATCCGTGGTTATTCCAATATTAATTTGGCCATTATGGCCTTGGGTGGAACTGAAATTCAACTACTTGTGCATGGAGTTCAAACACTTACATCTAGTTTGACTGTTCCTGCTAATATCGAACTGAAGGTTGGGATTGGCGGTCTTATTACAATACCAAATGGAATGACTCTTACAATAAATGGGCCATTCTCCTCTGGCCTAAATAGATGCTTTAACTGTATTGGCACAGGAAAAGTGGTATTTGGTAATGGAAGTGTTACCGAAGTATATCCAGATTGGTGGGACGTAAATAGTATTCCAGGCGTAACAGATATGACATTAGCTTTCACCAAAGCACTGGCTTCTGGTGCGGTGCTTAGGATACCTAAGTCCACTTATTACCTTAGTGGTCCAGCTACATATACAGGGACCGTTACTATTATAGGTATGGGGGAACAGTCTAAAATAATTTCTGATACGACAGTGTTTAGGATAGAATCTGGTACTAATTCCTACATTGGAAACATTTGGATGGAAAACAAAACTGCACCTTTCTTAATTGTAAGAGACCCAAACAATTGGGCGGCTCCCCCTACGTTTCAAACAACTAACGATGAGATTGGTTGGCAACCAACAGTGAATGACTATGATATATGGGACAGTTTAACCACAGAACAGCAAAATCAAAATATTGGTCCCGTAATTAGTTTTCATGGTGACGCTTCAAATATTGAAGTGGAGCAAATAACAGGGAGATTTGTTTCTGTGATTTTGGAATCCGCGACCAACTCCACTGTCAAAAATTGTAATTTCAGGGCAGGTAAAAATTGGGCCGGGGGGATTGTTTTTTGGAATGCAGACAGTATTCAGGGAAACCACAACCGAGTAATCAATAACGTTGTACGTTACCCATCTTTCAACGGAATCGGATTTTTGCGAAACTTTGATGGGCTTGCTCAGGGGAATCTGGTCAATAATGCAGGCGAAAGTGGGATTAAGCTGTGGTCGTTTTCACACAACGGTACTTTGTCTGGACACTCAGTATTCTGTTACAATATGCTTATATCCAATAACAGAGTTCAATTCTCGTGGTTCGATGGCTTTGATATGAACTCCGATTATGGAACTACAACCGTACAAGAGTACCGTAATATGATCACCAACAACAAATCCATGTACAACGCTAGAACCGGGTTCTGTACTTCAGGAGAACATTGCTGTTACAATGGTAATTACTCTAAACACAATGGTACGTTTGGAATGGCGTTTTTTAGTGTTAATAATTCCTTGATAGAAGGTAATTATTTAGAAAATAATGGCTTGTTATTAGCTACCCCTGCTGTATGGCACGAATTACTTGTTGTGGGCACTGGTAATATGATTACCGGTAACAGAATTGAGCGAGATCATGTTTATAGTGGCAATGGTATTGAAGATGCGTCAGGAAGCAACTTTATAACCAACAACGTTGCAATCAACGCCACTATAAACATCCTAGTAAATTCTTTCAAGTCCGGCAACCGTTCAACAACGGATTTAATATCTTCAGCTAACATAACTGGTAAGGACGCTAACGATATAAAGGATGTAGGAACCTATTGTGGATTTAGCGTTACAAATGCTCCTAGTGGTTTTGGAGGCTGGATTGCTTTAACTGTAATTGGTAACGGCTCTGACTTTATCGTTCAAACCGCCATTAGACAGGACAATTTATCTAGTAAGACTAGAATGGGGAGCATTGGAGGCACTTGGACAGCTTGGACATAA
- a CDS encoding peptidoglycan recognition family protein, producing MLTKPKGIIIHHSLTKDGTVSDFEGIKRYHMEEKGWDDIGYHFLIENMNGTINICTGRPINKTGAHTVGHNDCIGVCVVGNFDLAPPDEAHMNTLVQLTLALLGQFPYLTPDDIHRHSEYAPKSCPGKLFPWDKFISTIRNGGR from the coding sequence ATGCTGACAAAACCAAAAGGTATAATCATTCACCACTCATTGACCAAGGATGGCACTGTCTCTGACTTTGAGGGCATCAAGCGTTATCACATGGAGGAGAAGGGGTGGGATGACATTGGCTACCACTTCTTGATCGAGAACATGAATGGCACAATTAACATCTGTACTGGCCGTCCAATCAACAAGACCGGAGCGCACACCGTAGGACACAACGACTGTATAGGTGTCTGTGTGGTAGGTAACTTTGATCTTGCCCCGCCTGATGAGGCCCACATGAACACCCTAGTGCAGCTTACCTTGGCACTCCTCGGGCAGTTCCCTTACCTAACTCCTGATGACATCCACAGGCACTCCGAGTATGCCCCCAAGTCCTGCCCTGGAAAGTTATTTCCGTGGGATAAATTCATCAGCACTATACGCAATGGAGGCCGGTAA
- a CDS encoding portal protein — protein MSLVAGVKMGVENPEGKGTVRARWNTLDSARSQILNRGRQCAELTIPALLPPAGFTENQELVTPYQGLGARAINNLSSKLLLAMLAPNTPFFKLDLDNQALLQLKDDPDTVSLVASAFAEMERATLKEIEDQGMRVPFALALKYLVVVGYTLMYLPDDGGAITYRPDQFVVVRDPMGNLLEVVIQERIHISLLPPEVQSIAAKSKACDDTVELYTQVKRRKNLMYVVQEACGQTIESSRGTYPVDECPWIAPRWSALAGENYGRGHVEEYIGDIRSSESLTQSIVEGSAAAAKVVFLNNPNGTTNAKKVASAKSGDIVTGNKADIAAMQLDKFNDFKVALEALTRIETAISQAFLLMSSIQRNAERVTAEEIRAMATELENTLGGVYSLLSLELQLPFLKRHMARMRRQSKLPPLPKKLVKPVITTGVDALSRSYELTKIEQFLAGLPPDALARIKWEKYLLRRATALNVDVKDMIKSDEEVAQETQQTMLANMAAQAGPKVAQEITKGAVQNAPQETDPGTHA, from the coding sequence ATGTCCCTCGTAGCAGGGGTGAAGATGGGGGTAGAGAATCCTGAGGGTAAGGGAACAGTCAGAGCCCGATGGAACACTTTGGATTCTGCTCGGTCTCAGATCCTCAACCGAGGCCGTCAATGTGCGGAACTCACTATCCCCGCTTTACTTCCCCCCGCAGGCTTCACAGAGAATCAGGAGCTGGTTACTCCCTACCAAGGGTTAGGCGCTAGAGCCATCAATAACCTGTCCTCCAAACTTCTCCTCGCCATGCTTGCACCCAACACTCCCTTCTTCAAACTGGACCTTGACAACCAAGCATTGCTTCAGCTCAAGGATGACCCTGATACCGTCTCTCTGGTGGCATCTGCTTTTGCCGAGATGGAACGGGCAACTCTAAAGGAGATCGAGGACCAAGGAATGAGAGTTCCTTTTGCCCTCGCCCTGAAGTACTTAGTTGTAGTTGGTTACACCCTCATGTACCTCCCTGATGATGGTGGAGCAATTACCTACCGGCCTGATCAATTCGTGGTGGTCCGTGACCCCATGGGTAATCTGCTGGAGGTAGTCATCCAGGAGCGTATCCATATCTCCCTCCTTCCCCCTGAAGTTCAATCCATAGCTGCCAAATCGAAGGCATGTGATGACACCGTAGAACTCTACACCCAAGTCAAACGCAGGAAGAACCTGATGTATGTCGTTCAGGAGGCCTGCGGTCAAACCATAGAGTCTTCCCGAGGGACCTACCCAGTAGATGAATGCCCGTGGATTGCTCCCAGGTGGAGTGCTCTTGCCGGTGAGAACTATGGTCGCGGCCATGTGGAAGAGTACATCGGAGACATCAGATCCTCCGAGTCCCTCACCCAATCCATTGTTGAAGGTTCTGCTGCTGCTGCAAAGGTGGTCTTCCTGAACAACCCGAATGGGACCACCAATGCCAAGAAGGTTGCGAGTGCCAAGAGTGGTGACATCGTGACCGGCAACAAGGCAGACATAGCAGCCATGCAACTTGATAAGTTCAATGACTTCAAGGTGGCTCTGGAGGCACTCACTCGGATTGAAACTGCCATCTCCCAAGCGTTCCTCCTTATGTCTTCCATCCAGCGCAACGCTGAGAGGGTAACGGCAGAGGAGATCAGAGCTATGGCAACTGAGCTGGAGAATACCTTGGGGGGCGTGTACTCACTCCTCTCCCTGGAACTTCAGCTCCCCTTCCTGAAACGGCATATGGCCCGTATGCGCCGACAGAGCAAACTCCCACCCTTGCCCAAGAAGCTGGTGAAGCCGGTGATTACCACTGGAGTTGATGCCCTGAGCCGTTCCTATGAACTCACCAAGATTGAGCAGTTCCTTGCTGGCCTACCTCCCGATGCTCTGGCACGTATCAAGTGGGAGAAGTACCTCCTCAGACGTGCAACCGCCCTCAACGTAGACGTGAAGGACATGATCAAGTCAGATGAAGAGGTGGCCCAGGAGACTCAACAAACCATGCTGGCTAACATGGCAGCTCAGGCAGGACCCAAGGTAGCCCAAGAGATCACCAAAGGAGCAGTACAGAATGCCCCCCAAGAAACAGACCCAGGCACCCACGCCTGA
- a CDS encoding exonuclease — MILLIDADVLCHKFAFINEYDIDWGEGIASKQTNRRKALADLASYVEHLLKVSNCKEAILVLSGSNNFRYSVLPTYKHHRGEKPELVDVLKQHIREFYPFKEKDCLEGDDVMGIMMTNEPDKYVCCTIDKDLRQIPGTHFHMTNEEFFYVSEDEGNAFFFTQVLTGDATDGYGGCPGVGKQGAGRLIESPYLLVPYEHTFKAGPRKGQTEVRYKEEPTDDLWAAIVSQYEAKGLTEAEALQQARVAKILTNKEWDFKKEEVKLWTPC, encoded by the coding sequence GTGATCCTCCTCATAGATGCAGATGTTCTCTGCCACAAGTTTGCCTTCATCAATGAGTATGACATTGATTGGGGTGAAGGCATAGCCAGCAAGCAGACCAACAGGCGTAAGGCCTTAGCTGACCTTGCGTCCTACGTGGAGCATCTCCTTAAGGTTTCCAACTGTAAGGAAGCTATCCTGGTTCTCTCAGGGTCCAACAACTTCAGGTACTCAGTCCTGCCAACTTACAAACACCACAGGGGCGAGAAGCCAGAACTTGTGGATGTTTTGAAGCAACACATCAGGGAGTTCTATCCATTCAAGGAAAAGGATTGCCTTGAGGGTGATGATGTCATGGGGATCATGATGACCAATGAACCTGACAAGTACGTGTGTTGCACCATTGACAAGGACCTGAGGCAGATCCCAGGTACACACTTCCACATGACCAATGAGGAGTTCTTTTATGTTTCTGAAGATGAAGGAAACGCTTTCTTCTTTACTCAGGTTCTTACAGGAGATGCCACTGATGGTTATGGTGGTTGTCCCGGAGTGGGTAAGCAGGGGGCTGGTCGTTTAATCGAAAGCCCTTACCTTTTGGTTCCATATGAGCACACGTTCAAGGCAGGACCGAGGAAGGGACAAACTGAGGTGCGCTACAAGGAGGAGCCCACGGATGACTTGTGGGCAGCAATCGTCTCACAATACGAGGCCAAAGGTCTTACTGAGGCGGAAGCACTCCAGCAAGCGAGAGTAGCCAAGATCCTTACCAACAAGGAGTGGGACTTCAAGAAAGAAGAGGTGAAACTTTGGACACCTTGCTGA
- a CDS encoding DNA polymerase encodes MALIFDLEANDLLRGVTKMHVLVTYDTVTGACTRYEKETLEECLEPLRNADVLIGHNIIGYDLPALRKLFKLITTGKALDTLVWAKLVYGDIKTKDIGLWKAGKLPGQLMGRHSLESYGYRLGVLKGEYSKGKSSDEAWAQWTPEMSDYCEQDVMVTKALFEKLEAIPVSQEALDLELAVARIIQRQVQHGWQFNVQKAWELYSTLVNKREELKGPLQKMFPPFYMRDGKDITPKKDIGPPKAKNSKTIGEWLSVDGQLLKARALAGCPYTKIKLVEFNPGSRDHIINRLQHKYKWKPLEFTNDGKPKMDEAVLSALPYPEAKALSEYFVVAKVLGQLADGKPESAWLKCVKEDGRIYGEVNTMGAVTRRMTHSKPNVAQVPAVSVDKEGNILYGLEGGYGAECRSLFEVRPGYKLVGGDASGIELRNLGHYMARWDNGEYIKVILEGDIHTVNQLAIGLRTRALAKTWIYSFLYGAGDELLGANATEGDGKVYTSQQLRKIGADLRKRFTTNLPALGALISAVQSKVKQGFIIGLDGGKIPIRHAHAALNTLLQSAGAIIMKKALVLLDEKLQAAGLVPFGEGGDDYEFVGNIHDEFQVEVKEQHAEFVGKAIVESIRETGVHFKFRCPLDGEFKIGNNWKETH; translated from the coding sequence TTGGCCCTGATCTTTGACCTTGAGGCCAATGATCTCCTCAGGGGAGTAACGAAAATGCACGTCCTTGTTACCTATGACACGGTGACAGGGGCGTGTACTCGTTACGAGAAGGAAACCCTGGAGGAGTGCCTGGAGCCTCTGCGTAATGCAGACGTACTGATTGGACACAACATCATAGGGTATGACCTTCCTGCCCTAAGGAAACTCTTCAAGCTCATCACCACGGGCAAGGCTCTGGATACCCTTGTGTGGGCAAAGCTGGTCTACGGTGACATCAAGACCAAGGACATAGGCCTCTGGAAAGCAGGGAAACTCCCAGGTCAACTCATGGGGAGACACTCCCTGGAGTCCTATGGGTATCGCCTGGGTGTCCTCAAAGGGGAATACTCAAAAGGTAAATCCTCGGATGAGGCGTGGGCTCAGTGGACTCCCGAGATGTCTGACTACTGTGAACAGGATGTCATGGTAACGAAAGCTCTCTTTGAGAAGCTGGAGGCAATCCCTGTATCACAGGAAGCCTTGGACCTGGAGCTGGCTGTAGCCCGTATCATCCAGAGGCAGGTTCAACACGGTTGGCAATTCAATGTTCAGAAGGCCTGGGAGCTTTACTCCACTCTGGTCAACAAGAGGGAGGAACTCAAGGGTCCACTTCAGAAGATGTTCCCACCGTTCTACATGCGGGACGGCAAGGACATAACGCCTAAGAAGGACATTGGGCCACCCAAGGCCAAGAACTCCAAGACCATTGGTGAGTGGCTCTCTGTCGATGGACAACTCCTGAAGGCCCGAGCACTAGCCGGATGCCCATACACCAAGATCAAGCTGGTGGAGTTCAACCCAGGCAGCCGTGACCACATCATCAATCGGTTGCAGCACAAATACAAGTGGAAGCCTCTTGAGTTCACCAATGATGGTAAGCCCAAGATGGATGAAGCCGTTCTCTCTGCCCTACCCTACCCTGAAGCAAAAGCCCTGTCTGAATACTTTGTTGTTGCCAAGGTCCTTGGACAATTGGCTGACGGCAAGCCTGAGTCGGCTTGGCTGAAGTGCGTCAAGGAGGACGGCAGGATCTACGGTGAAGTCAACACCATGGGGGCTGTCACCAGAAGGATGACTCACAGTAAACCAAATGTGGCTCAGGTTCCGGCTGTCTCGGTAGATAAGGAAGGCAACATTCTGTATGGCCTGGAGGGTGGCTACGGTGCTGAGTGTCGGTCCCTCTTTGAAGTGAGGCCTGGATACAAGCTGGTAGGTGGTGATGCCTCAGGTATCGAACTCAGGAACCTCGGGCATTACATGGCAAGGTGGGACAACGGGGAATACATAAAGGTCATCCTTGAGGGTGACATCCACACCGTAAATCAATTGGCAATTGGACTCAGGACACGGGCTCTCGCTAAGACGTGGATCTACTCCTTCCTCTATGGGGCTGGAGATGAACTCTTGGGTGCCAATGCAACTGAAGGTGACGGAAAGGTATATACCTCGCAGCAGCTCAGAAAGATAGGAGCCGATCTCAGGAAGAGATTCACCACCAACCTTCCAGCTTTGGGAGCCCTGATCTCAGCGGTTCAATCAAAAGTGAAGCAAGGTTTCATCATAGGTCTTGACGGTGGAAAGATCCCTATTCGCCACGCCCATGCTGCACTCAACACGCTCCTTCAGTCTGCGGGTGCCATCATCATGAAGAAGGCCCTGGTGCTCCTTGATGAGAAACTCCAGGCTGCCGGTCTGGTTCCCTTTGGGGAAGGTGGGGATGACTACGAATTTGTAGGCAACATCCACGATGAGTTCCAGGTTGAGGTGAAGGAGCAACATGCTGAGTTTGTAGGGAAGGCCATAGTAGAGAGCATCCGGGAAACCGGAGTCCACTTCAAGTTCCGCTGTCCGCTGGACGGTGAGTTCAAGATTGGGAACAACTGGAAGGAGACGCACTAG
- a CDS encoding toprim domain-containing protein, translating to MASKGSEESVFLYHEQCDCGSSDGRAVYSNNTKYCFVCKNWFGGEGEAPQAPPKGKRPAALIAGGEFRPLKARGISDETCKKFNYQVGLYKGESVHIANYYKKGSIVAQHLRFPDKDKGFPWLGDGKSVELFGQHLWRNTGGKRIVITEGEIDAMTVAQAFGLKWPVVAVAGADRAKKQILQELDFLNSFEEVVLAFDNDDPGRDAIQECAPLFSPNKVKIVQWPTGIKDANDLVRDGAGRIAEIPALIYEAKRYRPDGLVSIKDILEEVKKPVEWGLPWCFEELTKLTYGRRKGELYAFGAGTGVGKTDLLTQQIAHDVTILGKNVGLLFLEQKPVETAKRVAGKVVGKKFHVPDGGWTLEELEKAASALEGKITFYDNFGQTEWETVKAKIRYMVVAQGVELIYLDHLTALADTSDEKGSLEQIMKEMAGLANELGCIIHFVSHLTTPDGKPHEEGGRVTIRHFKGSRAIGFWSYFMFGLERNQQAEDEVERQATTFRILKDRYTGQSTGRTIPLKYDQEAGLLSVAEVNPMFGDETKKGESDF from the coding sequence ATGGCCTCTAAGGGGTCTGAAGAGAGTGTCTTCCTCTACCACGAACAGTGCGACTGCGGTTCCTCAGATGGCAGGGCTGTGTATTCAAACAACACCAAGTATTGCTTTGTCTGCAAGAATTGGTTCGGTGGTGAGGGGGAGGCACCCCAGGCTCCACCCAAGGGGAAACGTCCGGCAGCCCTGATTGCAGGCGGTGAGTTCAGACCTCTGAAGGCCCGAGGCATCTCCGATGAGACCTGCAAGAAGTTCAACTATCAGGTGGGGCTCTACAAAGGTGAGTCTGTCCACATTGCCAACTACTACAAGAAGGGCAGCATTGTGGCGCAACACCTCAGGTTCCCTGACAAGGACAAAGGGTTCCCCTGGCTTGGTGATGGTAAGTCCGTGGAGCTGTTTGGGCAGCACCTCTGGAGGAACACAGGGGGCAAACGCATAGTCATTACCGAGGGTGAGATTGATGCCATGACAGTGGCACAAGCCTTTGGCCTGAAGTGGCCTGTGGTTGCCGTGGCTGGAGCTGATCGTGCCAAGAAGCAGATCCTTCAGGAGCTGGACTTCCTGAACTCCTTTGAGGAGGTGGTCCTCGCTTTTGACAACGATGATCCAGGGCGGGATGCCATACAAGAGTGTGCTCCCCTGTTCAGCCCCAACAAGGTAAAGATCGTCCAGTGGCCCACAGGCATTAAGGATGCCAATGATCTCGTTCGGGATGGGGCTGGACGTATTGCCGAGATACCTGCCCTGATCTACGAGGCTAAGAGGTACAGGCCTGATGGTCTGGTATCCATCAAGGATATCCTGGAGGAAGTCAAGAAGCCCGTTGAGTGGGGACTTCCGTGGTGCTTTGAGGAACTCACCAAGCTCACCTATGGGAGACGCAAGGGTGAACTCTATGCCTTTGGTGCAGGAACTGGTGTGGGTAAGACTGACCTTCTCACACAGCAGATTGCCCATGACGTTACAATTCTGGGTAAGAACGTGGGCCTACTATTCCTGGAGCAGAAACCTGTGGAGACTGCCAAGAGGGTGGCTGGTAAGGTTGTAGGCAAGAAGTTTCATGTGCCGGATGGTGGCTGGACCCTGGAGGAACTTGAGAAAGCCGCAAGTGCCTTGGAAGGGAAGATCACCTTCTATGACAACTTTGGTCAAACCGAGTGGGAAACCGTGAAGGCTAAGATCAGGTACATGGTGGTGGCTCAAGGTGTTGAGCTTATCTACCTGGATCACCTGACCGCTCTCGCTGATACCTCAGATGAGAAAGGAAGTCTTGAGCAGATCATGAAGGAGATGGCCGGTCTAGCCAATGAGCTAGGCTGTATCATCCACTTTGTTTCCCACCTCACCACCCCCGATGGTAAACCCCATGAAGAGGGGGGACGTGTCACCATCCGCCACTTCAAAGGCTCCAGGGCTATCGGCTTCTGGAGCTACTTCATGTTTGGCCTAGAGCGAAACCAACAGGCAGAAGATGAGGTTGAGCGGCAGGCAACCACCTTCCGTATCCTCAAGGATCGCTACACCGGGCAGAGTACCGGCAGGACGATTCCACTGAAGTATGACCAAGAGGCTGGCCTGCTGTCGGTAGCTGAGGTCAACCCCATGTTTGGGGATGAAACCAAGAAAGGAGAAAGTGACTTTTGA
- a CDS encoding helix-turn-helix domain-containing protein, translating into MSKEQNLQDQILKHLEAVGDITQLIAAKEYGTNDLRDQIYFLRKRLAVEGATKQPSEKRWIKTTFHKSPLKNERYAKYTLMIGTCPAIKRSCVC; encoded by the coding sequence GTGTCCAAAGAACAGAACCTCCAAGACCAGATCCTGAAGCACCTGGAAGCGGTAGGTGACATCACCCAACTGATTGCTGCCAAGGAATATGGCACCAACGATCTGAGGGACCAGATTTATTTCCTGCGGAAGCGCCTTGCCGTTGAAGGTGCTACCAAGCAGCCAAGTGAGAAACGGTGGATCAAGACTACGTTCCACAAATCCCCTCTCAAGAATGAGCGGTACGCAAAGTACACATTGATGATCGGCACCTGTCCGGCCATCAAAAGGAGCTGCGTATGCTGA
- a CDS encoding DUF2815 domain-containing protein has protein sequence MSESKKPKVPRFTTPKGTASFCWLKKPDTKFKPDGEYSVCLSIPAAEAAPLIAILEPIFEEAYAAQCEGFNKKMDDAKGPQKAKMKAKGEIKRGDFYTPEYDDNGDETGNLIFRFKMAAQYKKKDSEEVVKMSPQVFDAKGTKLKSIPNIGGGSQIKVNFSPTGYYTDASHQAGITLRLNAVQIIELVEFGGGGNAGSYGFGAEEGYEANPENEQGFRDETDDAPAGPEDF, from the coding sequence ATGTCTGAAAGTAAGAAACCTAAGGTCCCGCGCTTCACCACCCCGAAAGGGACCGCTTCATTCTGCTGGCTGAAGAAGCCGGACACCAAGTTCAAACCTGATGGCGAATACTCGGTGTGCCTGAGTATTCCGGCTGCTGAAGCTGCCCCCCTGATTGCCATCCTTGAGCCTATCTTTGAGGAAGCTTATGCTGCTCAGTGCGAAGGCTTCAACAAGAAGATGGATGATGCCAAGGGACCTCAGAAGGCCAAGATGAAGGCCAAAGGTGAGATCAAGCGCGGTGATTTCTACACCCCTGAGTATGACGACAATGGGGATGAGACCGGCAACCTGATCTTCCGGTTCAAGATGGCCGCTCAGTACAAGAAGAAGGACTCTGAAGAGGTGGTCAAGATGTCCCCTCAGGTGTTCGATGCCAAGGGGACCAAGCTGAAGTCCATCCCCAACATTGGTGGTGGCTCTCAGATCAAGGTGAACTTCTCTCCCACCGGCTACTACACCGATGCCTCCCATCAGGCAGGTATTACCCTCAGGCTCAACGCTGTTCAGATCATTGAGCTGGTGGAGTTCGGTGGGGGTGGTAATGCTGGCTCCTATGGTTTTGGTGCTGAGGAAGGTTACGAAGCTAACCCTGAGAATGAGCAGGGCTTCAGAGATGAAACCGATGATGCTCCTGCTGGCCCGGAAGATTTCTAA